ACATCTTTATGAATCACATTCACGTGTGGGAAGGGGGCTAACGTCTCCTTTAATATGGGCATAAGCCGTTGATCGATTTCAAAAGCTAACACACGTTCCGCCACTTTAGCCGACTGTTCAGTCAAGGCACCAATGCCTGGTCCAATTTCTATCACTCCTGAGGAATCCGATAAACTGGCTGCCTCAACAATGTTCCTTAAAATATTCGTGTCAATGAGAAAGTTCTGCCCTAAGCTTTTTTTGAATGAAAAGCCATGTTTCTTTAAAATTTCCTGTGTTCTCGCTGGTGTGGCAATATCCTTAACCATGTCTATACAGCTCCTTCTCAACATTGGCCAGCGCTCTTTCAAAATCCTCTTGCGTGACTCTAAATTGTTTTAGTCTTTTATATAACTGTTTGCCATTAGTATAACCGATCCCCAGCTCTTTACCGAGTAGCTCACGGCGGCGTTTAGCTGAACCACCGGCAATTAAACCTGCCCTCTGTAAAGAAGCTTGAGTGACATCATTTGTTTGTGCCTCGTCATGTTCCTCACTAAACGATGGTTTGGATGCTTCGAGAGCTGACCAGAGATTTTCCTTCGAAGCATGCTCAATACCAATTTTTTGTCGCCTCAAATCCCTTGCAACCTCTTTTGCTAAAAAAGCATGCTTACAACCAGGAACTTGCTGATCAATCGTTTTTCTTATCTTTTCGCCAGGGTAGTCGGGATCTGTCATTATAATGACACCCCGCTTTTGTAATGCGAGGCGAATTTTTTCAATTGTTTCTAGGGAGATTGCCGAGCCGTTTGTTTCAATCGTATCGCAATCAAACCAATTTTTAAGCGTGTTCGTATCGTTTTTACCTTCAACTACAATCATTTCCTTAATTTTTTTTGCCATGCTATATCCCTTCTTTTCTTGCTGTCTCTCTTGTTTTTCTATTTGAATCGATTTCATAAACCATCGTTTTATCGTTATTTCCGAACGTTAAGACTCATCCTCACTACAGATGAATTCTTTTCCGAGGGCTTGTCTTCAGCTAACTTTATATTATCTATCCGCATATAAATAATATTCAATAGATATTAGTCGTTTTATTGCTTATAAAACGGCCTTTAATTAGGGGCGTTTTACGGACGATTGATATATTGTCATTATGGAATTCACTCAAGTAAAATCCAAGATGATGGGCATCAATCAGTATTTTCTCTAAAAAATTTAATTTTTTTTCTTTTTTTCGAAACTTTATGATGATCTCTTTCGTCTTTATATATAGAAGCGGTTATTCACCGAGTATGAGAATTGTTATTGAAAAAAGAAAAACACAGAGGGTAAGCCTCTGTGCCATTATCATATCATATTAGTCCAATACACGTAATTCAACTGTTCGTCTTCCAAATGCCCTGACTTGGTCACGATTAGGGATGAATATATCAATTTTATTACCTTGAATAGCACCACCCGTATCTCCAGCAATATACGTTCCGTGTCCCTTTACTTCCACACGAGATCCAAGTGGAATAACATTTGGGTCTACAGCAATAACGTTAGCATCAGGATTGGCATTTAAATCTATTCCTGTTGACGTCACGCCAGAACATCCATTGCAATTTGCCGTATACGCAGTGGCAGTGAACGTTTTCCATTCGTTACTGGAAGAACTGTCACTTGATGAAGAGCCAGAATTTGAAGAGGAATTAGACCCACGTGAGACCGTTTCAGGCGGTTGCTGAGTACCGACAGCTACTATACGATCTTCACTCTCTTCAACGACATTTTCCTTTACAAGTTCACGAGAAACTTCCTCACCGTTCTCAAAAACAACTTCATAATGCTTTTCTACTTTTCCTTGCTGTCCCTGTTGCTTCACTTTCTCTGATCCTTTTTCTAATGAAGAATCATTTTCTGTGACAGTCGCAAAGTCTACAGCTTCTTCCACAACATCGGTGACCTTTTCTACCCGGATAACATTTATATCCGTCTCTTCTACGAGTCTCTCGTCTTCAGACGGTTCAACGCGGTCCAGTTCTTCTAAGGTGATGCTTTCTTTTTCTAAAAAGTCAGCGACCGTTGTCGAAGTAGTCCAAAGTGTTTCTTCTTCACCATCAGAAAATAGTGTAACTTGAAATGCCGAATCATAATGGATATTTAATCCTTCAACGATTGGCTCTTCCACTGATGGTTTAACATCATCGTATTGCCCCACCTCAATATCCAGTTCATCCATCAATTCGCCAACCGTCTCACTCGTTGTAAATACGGTATCCTCTTTCTCATCAAGATGGACATAAACTTCTTGGGCGTTTTTATATATGATCGTCATTGTGTCATCTATTGCTGTATCTGTAGCTGGTTTGATAAGATCATGTTCGCCTATTTCAATGTTTTGTTCATCCAGCACTTCCCCTACCGTTGATGCATGTGTATAGACAGATAGTAATTCGCCATTTGTTTCAACCATCACTTCTGTCTTTGTAATTTCATAAATAGCTAAGACAAGAACAGTCATCAACGTTAGGACGCCAACACTGGATACGGCAATCTTCCGCCATGCAAAACGCACAGGAAGCTGCTTTGTCCATTGAATCATAGTTGAACCCCTCCTTCACGAAAACGAATTATACGCTGCCCCCTTTTTCTTGTCAACTTTCTCTTTAATAATTCTTTTGATGAGAGACTATCCTGATATCCAGGTAAAAATAACTAAATTCACTCGTATCAATACCTACTTCACTTCCATTCCCTAATTTTTGTCTGTTTTATTAAATTCATATGTCATCACATATTATCACCCACTATATTGAATTTTTAGTCCTTCAACAAGAGAATCTTATCGACACTCCAAGAGTATGTCAGCGATGGACATTGTAGAACCCCGAATAAAAAAAACGAATAGGGACAAGTTTGTCACCATTCGCCATAATTTCATGTCAAGATATCCCGAAAAGTCTTTTAGCATTTTCGGTAGTGATTTGTGCCACTTCCTCATAGGAAAGCTCTTTTAATTCGGCTATTTTTTCGGCTACTAACGTCACATGGGCTGGTTCATTCCGTTTTCCTCTATAAGGATGCGGGGCGAGGTATGGGGCATCGGTTTCAATAAGCAAGCGGTCCATCGGGATGTTCTTAGCTACTTCTTTCGGCAGTTTGGCATTCTTAAATGTCACTGGCCCTCCAAATGAAATATAGAAATTCATCTCTAGACATTGTTGCGCAATCTCGCTGTCACCTGCAAAACAATGCATAATACCCCCTACCTCTTCCGCTTTCTCTTCTTTTAACACTTGCACAATATCTTCGTGTGCCTCCCTATCATGAATGATGAGCGGAAGTTTTAATTTCTTTGCTAATTGAATCTGTTTTCTAAATGCCTCTTTTTGGACGTCAACAGGTGATTTATCCCAATGATAATCTAAGCCCGTTTCGCCAATAGCCACTACTTTCGGGTGCTTAGCCAGCTCCTCTATCCATGTTAAGTACTCATCAGTGAGATCGATGGCGTCTACTGGATGCCAACCGATTGCTGCATACAAAAAATCATAGTGATCAACTAAGTCCATGGCTTTATTGATTGTTTTTTCGTCAAACCCTACTACAAGCATCATTTCGACACCTGCCTGTTTCGCGTTTTCGATGACGTGATCCACATCATCTGAAAATTGATCAGCATTTAAATGAACATGTGTATCAAAAAGCATGGTTTCCTCCTTTTTTAGGTAACAAACGCCCTCCAGATCAAAAATGATGCCGGAAAGGCGTTAAATCAGTGCTTTACCAATGTGCTAATTAGTGTGTAATATCGTCACTATCTCTTACTTAACTTGCGAGCCGTTTGGTAGGTTTTTAGCGACTGTGGCTAATGTTAAATCCTTATCATTAGAGCCAGCAAGAATCATACCTTGAGATAGTTCCCCTCGAAGCTTGACGGGCTTTAAGTTCGTTACACAAATAACTTTTTGGCCTACTAATTGTTCAGGCTCATAAAATTTTGCGATCCCTGAGACGACCTGTCTTTTCTCATAACCTAAATCAAGCTGTATTTTTAGTAGCTTATCTGCTTTCTTTACTTTTTCAGCTTGAATAACTTCTGCGACACGAAGGTCTACTTTAGAGAAATCCTCAATCGTGATTTCATCGACTTCAGGCACAGCCATATCTGTGTCTTCATCTTCAGTCTTCGATTCTTCTGAAATAGGCGTAC
The DNA window shown above is from Salipaludibacillus agaradhaerens and carries:
- the rnmV gene encoding ribonuclease M5; translated protein: MAKKIKEMIVVEGKNDTNTLKNWFDCDTIETNGSAISLETIEKIRLALQKRGVIIMTDPDYPGEKIRKTIDQQVPGCKHAFLAKEVARDLRRQKIGIEHASKENLWSALEASKPSFSEEHDEAQTNDVTQASLQRAGLIAGGSAKRRRELLGKELGIGYTNGKQLYKRLKQFRVTQEDFERALANVEKELYRHG
- a CDS encoding G5 and 3D domain-containing protein, which produces MIQWTKQLPVRFAWRKIAVSSVGVLTLMTVLVLAIYEITKTEVMVETNGELLSVYTHASTVGEVLDEQNIEIGEHDLIKPATDTAIDDTMTIIYKNAQEVYVHLDEKEDTVFTTSETVGELMDELDIEVGQYDDVKPSVEEPIVEGLNIHYDSAFQVTLFSDGEEETLWTTSTTVADFLEKESITLEELDRVEPSEDERLVEETDINVIRVEKVTDVVEEAVDFATVTENDSSLEKGSEKVKQQGQQGKVEKHYEVVFENGEEVSRELVKENVVEESEDRIVAVGTQQPPETVSRGSNSSSNSGSSSSDSSSSNEWKTFTATAYTANCNGCSGVTSTGIDLNANPDANVIAVDPNVIPLGSRVEVKGHGTYIAGDTGGAIQGNKIDIFIPNRDQVRAFGRRTVELRVLD
- a CDS encoding TatD family hydrolase, which encodes MLFDTHVHLNADQFSDDVDHVIENAKQAGVEMMLVVGFDEKTINKAMDLVDHYDFLYAAIGWHPVDAIDLTDEYLTWIEELAKHPKVVAIGETGLDYHWDKSPVDVQKEAFRKQIQLAKKLKLPLIIHDREAHEDIVQVLKEEKAEEVGGIMHCFAGDSEIAQQCLEMNFYISFGGPVTFKNAKLPKEVAKNIPMDRLLIETDAPYLAPHPYRGKRNEPAHVTLVAEKIAELKELSYEEVAQITTENAKRLFGIS